A portion of the Helicobacter jaachi genome contains these proteins:
- a CDS encoding NifU family protein, which translates to MFPFSDEELQTPVEIVISKVRPTLTLDGGDITLLGIKDAKVYVRLEGACKGCPSSSNTLKYAIESRLKEEIHPDIAIVNVPHGAEINL; encoded by the coding sequence GTGTTTCCCTTTAGTGATGAAGAGCTGCAAACACCTGTTGAGATAGTTATAAGCAAAGTGCGCCCGACACTCACACTTGATGGTGGGGATATTACTTTGCTAGGCATTAAAGATGCAAAAGTTTATGTGCGGCTTGAGGGGGCTTGCAAGGGCTGTCCTAGCTCTTCAAACACGCTTAAATACGCTATTGAAAGCCGGCTAAAAGAGGAAATCCACCCCGATATTGCAATTGTTAATGTTCCGCATGGAGCAGAAATAAACTTATAA
- the hemJ gene encoding protoporphyrinogen oxidase HemJ translates to MEYLYIKALHIIALVCWMAMLFYLPRLFVYHAQHSDKAEFVEIVKIQEIKLYKYIGMPAMLVTFATGIMMIALNPSILKVADSGMWLHIKLTLVLILFIYHVMCGYFIKKLKNTPHTQNHRFFRIFNEVPTILLIIIVILAVCKPL, encoded by the coding sequence ATGGAGTATCTTTATATCAAGGCTTTGCATATTATTGCGCTTGTATGCTGGATGGCTATGCTTTTTTATCTGCCGCGTTTATTTGTCTATCACGCGCAGCATAGCGATAAGGCGGAGTTTGTGGAGATTGTAAAAATACAGGAGATAAAGCTCTATAAATACATTGGAATGCCCGCTATGCTTGTTACATTTGCTACAGGCATAATGATGATAGCGCTTAATCCTAGCATATTAAAGGTAGCAGATTCTGGTATGTGGCTGCATATAAAGCTTACATTAGTGCTTATTTTATTTATTTATCACGTAATGTGCGGATATTTTATTAAGAAATTAAAAAACACGCCGCACACGCAAAATCACAGATTTTTTAGAATCTTTAACGAAGTGCCTACAATTTTACTCATCATCATTGTGATTTTAGCAGTGTGCAAGCCCTTATAG
- a CDS encoding UDP-N-acetylmuramoyl-L-alanyl-D-glutamate--2,6-diaminopimelate ligase: MLAQTMAAKVHIIESNKLNEILYPPQDNAQPTPNAPSSYGALSLHNAAFLPRIVGITGTNGKTTTAAMICSVLLEMGFSVGLLGTRGFFINGREMKPKGLTTPSVLEIYENLSIAIEQKCDFFIMEVSSHAIVQERIDGLTFDLKILTNITSDHLDYHKNLAEYRRVKNSFFLGSGTKLINADEPYAHCDDKEAIYYGITHNAHLKAKDYTLENGISAHIQWTKGQDIESSTLDMHLYGKHNLYNALAALAALKILTHKSLDSITKLLARFSGVSGRMEVVHTKPIVIVDFAHTYDGMYQIFESFKHQKIAVVFGAGGDRDKSKRPQMGLCAQNFAHKIYITSDNPRTESPQAIIADILSGIDTRNENAQIFTHINRKAAIHQALSELKDDEVLLILGKGDEDYQIIGDKKIHFDDREVVREYFTKQA; encoded by the coding sequence ATGCTAGCACAAACAATGGCTGCTAAAGTGCATATTATAGAATCTAATAAGCTAAATGAGATTTTATATCCACCGCAGGATAATGCACAGCCTACGCCAAATGCGCCTTCATCATATGGCGCGCTTTCATTGCATAATGCAGCATTTTTGCCGCGCATAGTGGGAATTACTGGTACAAATGGCAAAACAACTACAGCGGCTATGATTTGCTCTGTGCTGCTTGAAATGGGCTTTAGCGTGGGATTACTTGGCACGAGAGGGTTTTTCATAAATGGGCGCGAGATGAAGCCTAAGGGCTTAACTACGCCTAGCGTGCTTGAAATATATGAGAATCTAAGCATAGCCATAGAGCAAAAATGTGATTTTTTCATTATGGAGGTAAGCTCGCACGCCATCGTGCAGGAGCGCATAGATGGGCTTACATTTGATTTAAAAATCCTAACAAATATTACCAGCGACCATTTGGATTATCATAAAAATCTCGCAGAATATCGGCGCGTGAAAAATAGCTTTTTCCTTGGGAGCGGCACAAAGCTTATAAACGCCGATGAGCCTTATGCGCACTGCGATGATAAGGAGGCAATTTATTATGGTATTACGCACAATGCGCATTTAAAGGCGAAAGATTACACGCTAGAAAATGGTATAAGTGCGCATATACAATGGACAAAAGGGCAAGATATAGAATCTAGCACTTTAGATATGCATTTATATGGCAAGCATAATCTATACAACGCTCTAGCTGCGCTTGCTGCGCTAAAAATACTTACCCACAAGTCGCTAGATTCTATAACTAAGCTTTTAGCGCGCTTTAGTGGAGTGAGTGGGCGTATGGAAGTGGTGCATACAAAGCCTATTGTGATTGTGGATTTTGCTCACACTTATGATGGTATGTATCAAATTTTTGAAAGCTTTAAGCATCAAAAAATAGCCGTTGTCTTTGGCGCAGGCGGGGATAGAGATAAATCAAAGCGCCCGCAAATGGGCTTATGCGCGCAGAATTTTGCGCATAAAATTTATATCACTAGTGATAATCCACGCACAGAATCCCCACAAGCCATTATCGCAGATATTTTAAGCGGCATAGATACGCGCAATGAAAATGCGCAGATTTTTACTCATATAAATCGCAAAGCTGCGATACATCAAGCACTAAGCGAACTTAAAGATGATGAAGTGCTGCTCATTTTGGGCAAGGGAGATGAGGATTATCAAATCATTGGCGATAAAAAAATCCATTTTGATGATAGGGAAGTGGTGAGGGAATATTTTACAAAACAAGCCTAA
- the lpoB gene encoding penicillin-binding protein activator LpoB — translation MNKRFLYGVVISALVVAGCSTSPQYIDTADSKSYTSMGLDYHDIEKAASDSVQSLLSSGYVRKISSAGSPKVLMISGVVNDTMQTIDTDQLTRKVTRDMRNSGKFLLTLAVGDKKDKGISMGRSVRDDDEFDQHTTIEKGTLKAPEYSLSGKIVQKNTKVGSKQRTDYYFLLTLTNLKSGLVVWDDEVNIIKLGSNSSVSW, via the coding sequence GTGAATAAAAGGTTTTTGTATGGAGTGGTTATTAGTGCGTTGGTAGTGGCAGGGTGTAGCACATCGCCTCAATATATCGATACAGCAGATTCTAAGTCATATACGAGTATGGGGCTTGATTATCACGATATTGAGAAAGCGGCAAGCGATAGTGTGCAATCTTTGCTTAGTAGTGGTTATGTGCGTAAGATATCAAGTGCAGGTTCGCCAAAGGTGCTTATGATTTCAGGTGTGGTAAATGACACTATGCAGACCATTGACACAGACCAGCTTACGCGCAAAGTAACGCGCGATATGCGCAATAGTGGGAAATTCTTGCTCACACTTGCTGTAGGCGATAAGAAAGATAAGGGTATATCAATGGGGCGAAGTGTGCGCGATGATGATGAGTTTGACCAACACACTACCATTGAAAAAGGCACGCTAAAAGCGCCAGAATATTCCCTTTCAGGCAAGATTGTGCAGAAAAATACTAAAGTTGGCTCAAAGCAGCGCACAGATTATTACTTCTTGCTTACACTTACAAACCTCAAAAGTGGGCTTGTAGTATGGGACGATGAAGTAAATATCATCAAACTTGGCTCTAACTCTTCTGTGAGTTGGTAA
- a CDS encoding TolC family protein → MRGSNIESSPKFSSKQIWQNNKRHRCSQGRFYKFRKDYKVKRFLLYIHMVLMCIVVFGCSTQIPTLDETATQAHIPQKFSNLTPSLQNTSQKDLSALQSDYAKLEEQPFSLQQFMTLIDDKSLHKILSIALEKNTNVLTMISRIKQAKSQVKINTASIFPTINAGINSSYIDNRTLSQSTVVRPGANSINANVSMSWELDLFGKLNALRQSSKKDYAQAQSNLAFAQISLIAEVATLYFTLRDNANALMQAQSTLRNLEQIEAINADKFQLGLIDISTYQTFITSTTTQKNTYETLRYTFEQNKNALLVLLNINVDELAQSIDFLDSKTYTFPHIATFYVDKMPSDILLSRPDIQASLYALHSQLYKQTNAKAARLPTISLSGSIGEVLYSTNGAGSIVFQLANSITAPLLNRTALKQNYLIQQELSKEAFYTLQNNVNTALSEVENALFDIESKKRQVQNTQGAYEVGVKTYESNAAKNMRGLLDRNDFLTTENTYLSLQTQLFTAKANEMISLVTLFKALGGNLALADSKLDSKNTSSQGQ, encoded by the coding sequence ATGCGAGGCTCAAATATAGAATCTAGCCCAAAATTTAGCTCAAAGCAAATATGGCAAAACAACAAACGCCATAGATGTTCTCAAGGTAGATTCTATAAATTTCGCAAGGATTATAAGGTGAAGCGGTTTTTATTATACATTCACATGGTGCTTATGTGTATAGTGGTTTTTGGGTGCAGCACACAGATTCCTACACTTGATGAAACTGCCACACAAGCGCATATCCCGCAGAAATTTAGCAATCTCACTCCCTCTTTGCAAAATACCTCACAAAAAGACTTGAGCGCGCTACAAAGCGATTATGCAAAGCTTGAAGAGCAGCCCTTTAGCCTGCAGCAGTTTATGACGCTCATTGATGATAAATCATTGCATAAGATTCTAAGTATCGCGCTAGAAAAAAACACAAATGTGCTCACGATGATTTCACGCATTAAGCAAGCTAAATCACAAGTTAAAATTAACACCGCAAGCATATTTCCAACCATTAATGCTGGTATTAATTCAAGCTATATTGATAATCGCACACTCTCACAAAGCACGGTTGTGCGCCCGGGAGCAAACTCTATAAATGCAAATGTGAGTATGAGCTGGGAGCTTGATTTATTTGGCAAGCTTAACGCCCTGCGTCAATCAAGCAAAAAAGATTATGCCCAAGCCCAAAGTAATCTCGCCTTTGCGCAAATCTCGCTTATCGCTGAAGTAGCGACTTTGTATTTTACCCTGCGCGATAATGCTAACGCGCTTATGCAAGCGCAAAGCACATTACGTAATTTAGAGCAAATTGAGGCAATTAATGCGGATAAATTTCAATTAGGCTTAATTGATATTAGCACTTATCAAACTTTTATTACTAGCACAACAACGCAAAAAAATACCTATGAAACGCTGCGCTACACCTTTGAGCAGAATAAAAATGCCTTGCTTGTGCTATTAAATATTAATGTTGATGAGCTTGCACAAAGCATTGATTTTCTAGATTCTAAAACATATACTTTTCCACATATCGCGACATTTTATGTAGATAAAATGCCAAGTGATATTTTGCTCTCCCGCCCTGATATTCAAGCAAGCCTCTATGCGCTGCATTCCCAACTTTATAAGCAGACAAATGCTAAGGCTGCGCGCTTACCCACTATCTCTCTTAGCGGCTCCATAGGTGAAGTGCTATATAGCACCAATGGCGCTGGCTCTATTGTCTTTCAGCTGGCAAATTCTATTACCGCGCCACTGCTTAACCGCACTGCTTTAAAGCAAAATTATCTCATACAGCAGGAATTAAGCAAGGAAGCCTTTTACACACTGCAAAATAATGTAAATACTGCTCTAAGCGAAGTAGAAAATGCTCTTTTTGATATAGAATCTAAAAAGCGTCAAGTGCAAAATACGCAAGGTGCGTATGAAGTGGGGGTAAAAACTTATGAGAGCAATGCTGCTAAAAATATGCGTGGATTGCTTGATAGGAATGATTTTTTAACTACAGAAAATACTTATTTGAGCCTGCAAACGCAGCTTTTTACAGCCAAAGCAAATGAGATGATTTCGCTTGTTACACTTTTTAAGGCTTTAGGTGGGAATTTAGCCCTAGCAGATTCTAAGCTAGATTCTAAAAATACATCATCACAAGGACAATGA
- a CDS encoding DctP family TRAP transporter solute-binding subunit, whose product MKMSKKVSILSLVCAVSLAFWGCGEDKTQEVYKVKFAHVVSANTPKGQAADFFAKRVDELSGGKIKVEVFPSAQLVDDDKVFQELTRNNVQMAAPSFSKFTPIAKEFNIWDIPFLFRDTTHLHKVMDGEVGQILKDTISKRGVVALDYWDAGFKQFSTNKKPIVVPDDAKGQKIRIMSSKVLEEQIRAIGAIPQVLPFGEVYSALSTGVVDGAENPLSNLYNSKFYEVQSSITLSNHGYLGYLVVVSDGFWKQLPDDLRDIFKQALHEATEFERDESAKEEKLLLEKLKKDDATKTEIFTLNDEQIALWKQTMEAIYPKFYDIVSKDLIDKVLQVQ is encoded by the coding sequence ATGAAAATGTCAAAGAAAGTGTCCATATTGAGCTTAGTTTGCGCGGTGAGCCTTGCATTTTGGGGTTGCGGCGAGGATAAGACTCAAGAAGTGTATAAAGTAAAATTTGCCCATGTTGTAAGCGCAAACACGCCAAAAGGGCAGGCGGCTGATTTTTTTGCTAAACGCGTAGATGAGCTAAGCGGCGGCAAAATCAAAGTAGAGGTATTCCCTAGCGCGCAGTTAGTTGATGATGATAAAGTATTTCAAGAGCTTACACGCAATAATGTGCAAATGGCAGCGCCAAGCTTTTCAAAATTCACGCCTATTGCCAAAGAATTTAATATATGGGATATACCCTTTTTATTCCGTGATACTACGCATTTGCATAAAGTAATGGACGGCGAAGTGGGGCAGATTCTAAAAGATACTATTTCTAAACGAGGCGTGGTGGCACTTGATTATTGGGACGCTGGATTTAAGCAATTTAGCACGAATAAAAAGCCTATTGTGGTGCCAGATGACGCAAAAGGACAAAAAATAAGGATTATGAGTTCAAAAGTGCTAGAAGAGCAGATTAGAGCCATTGGCGCGATTCCTCAAGTATTGCCTTTTGGAGAGGTGTATTCTGCACTATCTACAGGTGTGGTTGATGGGGCTGAAAATCCGCTTTCTAACTTGTATAATTCCAAATTTTATGAAGTGCAAAGCTCAATTACTCTATCAAATCACGGGTATTTGGGATATTTAGTAGTGGTAAGCGATGGATTTTGGAAGCAACTGCCCGATGATTTAAGAGATATTTTCAAACAAGCTTTGCATGAAGCCACAGAATTTGAGCGCGATGAGAGTGCTAAAGAGGAAAAATTACTCCTTGAAAAGCTTAAAAAAGATGATGCTACAAAAACAGAAATCTTTACGCTAAATGATGAGCAAATTGCCCTATGGAAGCAAACTATGGAGGCTATCTATCCAAAATTTTATGACATTGTAAGTAAAGATTTGATTGATAAAGTCTTGCAAGTTCAATAA
- the ubiE gene encoding bifunctional demethylmenaquinone methyltransferase/2-methoxy-6-polyprenyl-1,4-benzoquinol methylase UbiE codes for MSNTQEKQAQIVDMFNDIAPSYDRANRVMSLGIDVKWRKEACKKAFEALGKEHISCILDVACGTGDMLWHWYNEAKGAHKHIAKMYGIDPSSGMLQVARQKLAPLMEQGIVELSIGQAKALEIESKAIPSQSVEIVSIAYGLRNVVDLDKALDEFARVLTHGGILVILEFMNNKPRGIFDSMMRFYTQRILPLVGGLVSQNYAAYKYLPDSIKHFVSSQELAQKLLERGIKSYYIKGYSANISTLYVGVKS; via the coding sequence ATGAGTAACACACAGGAGAAGCAAGCACAAATTGTAGATATGTTTAATGACATTGCCCCAAGTTATGATAGGGCAAATCGCGTGATGAGTTTGGGCATTGATGTAAAATGGCGCAAAGAGGCGTGTAAGAAAGCATTTGAGGCATTAGGCAAGGAACATATATCTTGTATCCTTGATGTGGCGTGCGGGACAGGAGATATGCTGTGGCATTGGTATAATGAGGCTAAAGGCGCACATAAACATATTGCTAAGATGTATGGGATTGACCCATCAAGTGGTATGCTGCAAGTAGCGCGCCAAAAACTTGCGCCGCTTATGGAGCAGGGCATTGTGGAGTTAAGTATAGGGCAGGCAAAGGCTTTAGAGATAGAATCTAAGGCTATACCTTCGCAAAGTGTAGAGATAGTCTCTATCGCGTATGGACTGCGCAATGTGGTGGATTTAGACAAAGCGCTTGATGAATTTGCGCGTGTGCTTACTCACGGGGGGATTCTTGTGATTTTAGAATTTATGAATAATAAGCCGCGTGGGATATTTGATAGTATGATGCGTTTTTATACACAGCGTATTTTGCCTTTAGTTGGCGGGCTTGTATCGCAAAACTATGCGGCTTATAAGTATTTGCCAGATTCTATAAAACATTTTGTAAGCAGCCAAGAGCTTGCTCAAAAGCTTTTAGAGCGGGGCATTAAGAGCTATTATATCAAGGGATATAGTGCAAATATTTCTACACTTTATGTGGGCGTTAAATCTTAG
- the mqo gene encoding malate dehydrogenase (quinone), which translates to MSEDCEVVLVGGGIMSFTLAAMLRELNPCAQINLYEMLDDVALESSMVWNNAGTGHQALCELNYTPQRADGSIDISKALNINQQYELSKEFWAYCVRQQILKEPSTFINPLPHLSFVVDDIIPYLKARYENLKTSPLFKAMQYSEDRGQIAQWAPLLLEGRDTHQKIAATYVEGGSDVDFGEIVRQLKSSLVRQSGFNLYLKHKVRDLKKIGKSWQLDICNLANGQNKQVNAQFVFLGAGGGSFPLLQKSKIPQGRGYGGFPVGGLWLVCKNPNIINKHHAKIYGKASIGDPPMSVPHLDTRIIQGKKELLFGPYAGFNTKFLKHGSLFDFPLSIQMSNCAPILQAGVDNIPLTIYLIKQILMSNKQRMRKLNMFCPAARLEDWEARFAGQRVQIIKKNTKGRGSLQFGTEVITSSDGSLAVLLGASPGASTAVNIMLQVLESCFAKDMQSNLWREKLAHMIPSYHCSLQENIAHFNHHRAQTAQTLNIPFCPI; encoded by the coding sequence ATGAGCGAGGATTGTGAGGTAGTTTTGGTTGGCGGGGGAATAATGAGTTTTACTCTAGCGGCTATGCTAAGAGAGCTTAATCCTTGCGCGCAAATTAATTTGTATGAAATGCTAGATGATGTGGCATTAGAGAGCAGTATGGTATGGAATAATGCCGGCACGGGGCATCAAGCACTATGCGAGCTAAACTACACACCTCAAAGGGCAGATGGCAGCATTGATATTTCTAAGGCATTAAACATTAATCAACAATACGAATTAAGTAAAGAATTTTGGGCATATTGCGTGCGGCAGCAGATTCTAAAAGAGCCTAGCACTTTTATTAATCCCTTGCCGCATTTAAGCTTTGTGGTAGATGATATTATCCCCTATCTTAAGGCGCGCTATGAAAATCTTAAGACTTCTCCTCTTTTTAAGGCTATGCAATATAGCGAGGATAGAGGGCAAATTGCGCAATGGGCGCCGCTTTTGCTAGAAGGGCGAGATACTCATCAAAAGATTGCCGCTACTTATGTGGAGGGTGGAAGTGATGTGGATTTTGGCGAGATTGTACGGCAGCTTAAAAGCAGTCTTGTGCGACAAAGCGGATTTAATCTTTACCTTAAACATAAAGTGCGGGATTTAAAAAAGATAGGTAAATCGTGGCAACTAGATATTTGTAATCTCGCAAATGGACAAAATAAGCAAGTAAATGCGCAGTTTGTATTTTTAGGCGCAGGGGGTGGCTCATTCCCACTTTTACAAAAGAGTAAAATCCCTCAAGGGCGCGGGTATGGTGGTTTCCCTGTAGGAGGATTGTGGCTTGTGTGTAAAAATCCAAACATTATAAATAAACACCATGCAAAAATTTATGGCAAAGCCTCCATTGGCGACCCACCTATGTCTGTCCCTCATTTAGATACTCGCATTATTCAGGGCAAAAAAGAGCTACTTTTTGGTCCATATGCGGGCTTTAATACTAAATTTTTAAAGCATGGCAGCCTCTTTGACTTCCCTTTATCCATACAAATGAGCAATTGCGCGCCTATTTTGCAAGCAGGCGTTGATAATATTCCCCTCACAATCTATCTCATCAAGCAAATTCTTATGTCTAATAAGCAGCGTATGCGTAAGCTTAATATGTTTTGTCCTGCGGCACGGCTTGAGGACTGGGAGGCGCGATTTGCAGGGCAGAGAGTGCAGATTATTAAGAAAAATACAAAAGGGCGGGGGAGCTTGCAGTTTGGCACGGAGGTTATCACATCAAGCGATGGTTCGCTAGCAGTTTTGCTTGGCGCATCTCCGGGGGCTTCTACGGCGGTAAATATTATGCTGCAAGTGCTTGAATCTTGCTTTGCTAAAGATATGCAATCAAACCTATGGCGGGAGAAATTAGCTCATATGATACCCTCTTATCATTGCTCGCTGCAGGAGAATATAGCGCATTTTAATCATCACCGCGCCCAAACTGCTCAAACGCTCAATATCCCCTTTTGCCCTATCTAG
- the argH gene encoding argininosuccinate lyase — translation MAKLWSGRFALESSSLLEEFNASILFDKTLWHEDILGSKAHAKMLARIGVLNATELEQILKGLEQIAQSIESGEFVFDIGDEDIHMAIESALTKLIGDVGKKLHTARSRNDQVALDFRLYILKHNLYVQHLLLALMECILDIASQHTQSIMPGMTHLQHAQPISFGFHLVAWACNFRRDVQRLGDDYARNNFCPLGSGALAGTPYGNDRIYLSKELGFSAPTLNAMDSVSDRDFALDMLYSLSMIMLHISRVAEELVLWSSVEFKFITLSDAYSTGSSIMPQKKNPDVPELLRGKCGRVYGALIGLLSVMKGLPFAYNKDTQEDKEGVFDALKNVEICLKIAKACLESMQIHTQNMYKMAKRGHLSATDLADFLVRECNVAFRDAHHITGKVVAYAENRGVDISDLSESEIMAVDARIKAGVKAILSLESSMNARSSLGGTASQQTQSQIDTLRAFIQERKTFLDSIESAHSTKAQDE, via the coding sequence ATGGCAAAACTATGGAGTGGGAGATTTGCTTTAGAATCTAGCTCGCTTTTGGAGGAATTTAATGCCTCTATTTTGTTTGACAAAACCTTGTGGCACGAGGATATTTTAGGTTCAAAGGCGCATGCTAAAATGCTTGCTCGCATTGGTGTTTTAAACGCCACGGAATTAGAGCAGATTCTAAAAGGCTTAGAACAGATTGCGCAGAGTATAGAATCTGGCGAGTTTGTCTTTGATATAGGCGATGAGGATATACATATGGCTATAGAATCTGCGCTTACTAAGCTTATAGGCGATGTGGGCAAAAAGCTCCATACCGCGCGTAGCCGCAATGACCAAGTGGCGCTAGATTTTCGCTTGTATATTTTAAAGCACAATCTTTATGTGCAGCATTTGCTTCTAGCCCTTATGGAGTGCATTTTAGACATTGCAAGCCAACATACACAGAGCATTATGCCCGGTATGACGCATCTCCAACACGCTCAGCCTATTAGTTTTGGTTTTCATCTTGTAGCGTGGGCGTGTAATTTTAGGCGAGATGTGCAGCGCTTAGGCGATGATTATGCGCGTAATAATTTTTGTCCGCTTGGGAGTGGGGCGCTCGCTGGCACGCCTTATGGGAATGATAGAATCTACTTAAGTAAAGAGCTAGGATTTAGCGCACCCACACTTAATGCTATGGATTCTGTAAGCGATAGGGATTTTGCGCTTGATATGCTCTATAGCCTCTCTATGATAATGCTGCATATCTCGCGCGTAGCAGAAGAGCTAGTGCTATGGAGCAGCGTGGAATTTAAATTTATCACTTTAAGTGATGCCTATAGCACGGGCAGTTCAATTATGCCGCAGAAAAAAAATCCCGATGTGCCAGAGCTTTTGCGTGGGAAGTGTGGGCGAGTGTATGGCGCACTTATAGGATTACTTAGCGTGATGAAAGGTTTGCCGTTCGCATACAATAAAGACACACAAGAGGATAAAGAAGGCGTGTTTGACGCGCTTAAAAATGTAGAAATTTGCTTAAAAATTGCCAAAGCTTGTTTAGAAAGTATGCAAATCCACACACAAAATATGTATAAAATGGCAAAACGCGGGCATTTGAGCGCTACAGATTTGGCAGATTTTTTAGTGCGTGAATGCAATGTTGCTTTTCGCGATGCGCATCATATCACAGGCAAAGTCGTGGCTTATGCAGAAAATAGGGGCGTGGATATAAGTGATTTAAGCGAAAGTGAGATTATGGCAGTAGATGCTCGCATTAAAGCAGGTGTAAAGGCTATTTTGTCCTTAGAATCTTCTATGAATGCGCGCAGTAGCCTTGGCGGGACTGCAAGCCAGCAGACACAAAGCCAAATTGATACATTAAGGGCATTTATTCAAGAGAGAAAAACATTTTTAGATTCTATAGAATCTGCACATTCCACAAAGGCGCAAGATGAGTAA
- a CDS encoding lipoprotein has translation MKTNVKHIIAGGMLAALFIAGCGDKDDALGEGAKKIDKKALQALNIQGAPNWVLNGGQGDMSAIGTADIVNGDLGYARTEALALARDELARQVATEIEGVINRAASMSMGTSAQDAQVSKASEQITKQSVSQTLSGTKQTDTWITQDATKIFVLIKLNPELKAKLQANVKKEINKSALPAKVKQEAIKSVDTSFVIE, from the coding sequence ATGAAAACAAATGTAAAACACATTATAGCAGGCGGTATGTTGGCGGCATTATTCATCGCAGGTTGTGGGGATAAAGATGATGCTTTGGGCGAGGGCGCTAAAAAAATTGATAAAAAAGCGCTCCAAGCCCTTAATATTCAAGGCGCACCGAATTGGGTGCTAAATGGCGGACAGGGCGATATGAGCGCCATAGGCACTGCTGATATTGTAAATGGTGATTTGGGCTATGCGCGCACAGAGGCTTTGGCTTTGGCTAGAGACGAGCTTGCAAGGCAAGTGGCAACTGAAATTGAGGGCGTTATCAATCGTGCTGCAAGTATGAGTATGGGAACTTCTGCACAAGATGCGCAAGTATCAAAAGCTAGCGAGCAAATCACTAAGCAAAGCGTGTCTCAAACACTTAGCGGCACAAAGCAAACAGACACTTGGATTACACAAGATGCCACTAAGATTTTTGTGCTAATTAAGCTTAATCCCGAGCTTAAGGCTAAATTGCAGGCAAATGTGAAAAAAGAAATCAATAAAAGCGCGCTTCCTGCCAAAGTAAAGCAAGAGGCTATCAAATCTGTTGACACAAGCTTTGTGATTGAATAA
- a CDS encoding LPP20 family lipoprotein: MRRIILFILSVLITLGCSNGTPKPPSWYGKNEANASLLIGFGSAKTLDAAKANALSDIITQINVEVSSQFSSNTQRQDNLMSYNSSNDVWLNSAGIELNDVRYTKDAFENDRFYIRAEIPKSSLISQFKKQFDSTYNALNMASLNKCSTLSIKDKVRLEKALGSLRLYGTLLQTLNTASKPITSLENMLSHNTPLPTARLIVESNMPNDIITSDLAKELGYFYSLDGEATQVLKAKVHVEGANNGIKISLIFSIFDCRNNPIFNTSLDYTHYAASFDEALRFASQRVSVQLYKKIQEWIERP, from the coding sequence ATGCGCCGCATTATTTTATTTATCCTATCTGTGCTTATAACGCTTGGCTGCTCTAATGGCACGCCTAAGCCACCCTCATGGTATGGGAAAAATGAAGCGAATGCAAGCCTCCTTATTGGTTTTGGAAGTGCCAAAACCCTTGATGCTGCCAAAGCCAATGCTTTGAGTGATATTATTACGCAAATTAATGTCGAAGTAAGCTCGCAATTTAGCTCCAACACGCAGCGGCAGGATAATCTTATGTCGTATAATTCAAGCAATGATGTTTGGCTAAATAGTGCGGGCATAGAGTTAAATGATGTGCGCTACACAAAGGACGCGTTTGAAAATGATAGATTCTATATTCGGGCTGAAATCCCTAAAAGCTCGCTTATCTCGCAGTTTAAAAAACAATTTGATAGCACATATAATGCTTTAAATATGGCTAGTTTAAATAAATGTAGCACGCTTTCCATTAAAGATAAGGTGCGACTTGAAAAGGCTTTGGGTAGTTTGCGTCTTTATGGCACGCTTTTGCAAACGCTTAATACTGCCTCTAAGCCTATTACTTCACTTGAGAATATGCTTAGCCACAATACCCCACTCCCCACAGCGCGCCTGATAGTTGAAAGCAATATGCCAAATGATATTATCACGAGTGATTTGGCAAAAGAATTGGGATATTTTTATAGTCTTGATGGTGAGGCGACACAGGTTTTAAAGGCAAAAGTGCATGTAGAGGGCGCGAATAATGGCATTAAAATTAGCCTTATCTTTAGTATTTTTGACTGCCGCAATAATCCTATTTTCAACACAAGCCTAGATTATACGCATTATGCGGCTAGTTTTGATGAGGCTTTGCGCTTTGCCTCGCAGCGCGTGAGCGTGCAGCTCTATAAGAAAATTCAAGAGTGGATTGAACGTCCTTAG